In the Leptolyngbya sp. SIO1E4 genome, one interval contains:
- a CDS encoding chromosome segregation ATPase, with the protein MSSFQNHPQRPSRKPNPPQPADARHWQTLPPPKRDQRPRPGQPQPPQSQRPPMTTPSNAVAPPEVAALRHQMVRPMPPPPTEPPPPPPPRQQPQRRPLTQRWTLWAFLALAGLGGLAGVSAVSLFRIPNLPNCRAIFWPTASAATRLQCADAYADQGNVDSLLAAISLVAALSDDHPLSPEIDERIEIWAGQILNIADYTFHQGDLEEAIKIAERIPENTAAADVVSDRITAWQGIWEQAESIFKEAEGHLKASQFREAFSTAVQLRSVENDYWSTTRHEELVSLITQTRTDVNALANAERIAQGGMVDDVLEALEQVAAISPESYVYERAQGVLKDLSRQLLDLAEEALARGNGAEALDILNKIPSEARLEAEIADFRTLQDAYELTWAGTTVGYEAAIVRLQSIGRDRPLHSRAQALRQQWQWELEAIAQLNWAKRIAQPGSVADLRAAIAEADKIGSDNPRWGETQAQIQEWQADIAEIEDRPFIDRAQGLASQGDSAALQAAIEEASNVPTSSPLYDEAQDAVADWRWRIQEMNNEPLLAQARQLAELGRFPQAIAVASQIPPNQALHEEAQTEIANWQDQQQGIQSYQQAFYTAQSGSVEALAQAIALAQEVPEDSPEWQQAQQAANEWSWELLEMAEAAAERDLSQGIVIAGQIPPRTEAYAEAQLSLRNWQDRLTQ; encoded by the coding sequence ATGAGCAGCTTTCAAAATCACCCCCAACGTCCCTCTCGGAAGCCCAACCCTCCGCAGCCTGCCGATGCTCGTCACTGGCAGACACTGCCGCCCCCTAAGCGAGACCAGCGTCCTCGTCCGGGTCAGCCGCAGCCGCCCCAATCCCAGCGCCCCCCTATGACGACGCCCTCCAATGCAGTTGCTCCCCCTGAAGTGGCCGCTTTGCGCCACCAAATGGTGAGGCCCATGCCGCCCCCGCCGACAGAGCCACCCCCGCCACCGCCGCCCCGACAGCAACCGCAGCGACGGCCCCTCACCCAGCGCTGGACCCTATGGGCTTTTCTGGCCCTGGCAGGGTTAGGAGGGCTGGCAGGCGTATCTGCCGTCAGTTTATTTCGCATTCCTAACTTACCGAACTGTCGAGCCATCTTTTGGCCCACGGCCTCTGCTGCAACCCGCCTCCAGTGTGCCGATGCCTACGCCGATCAGGGCAACGTTGATAGTCTATTGGCCGCGATTTCTCTGGTGGCGGCCTTGTCCGATGACCACCCCCTCAGCCCTGAGATTGACGAGCGTATCGAAATCTGGGCCGGGCAGATATTGAACATTGCCGATTACACGTTTCACCAGGGCGACCTCGAAGAAGCCATCAAGATTGCTGAGCGAATTCCTGAAAACACCGCTGCTGCTGATGTAGTCAGCGATCGCATTACAGCTTGGCAAGGCATCTGGGAACAAGCCGAATCTATTTTTAAGGAAGCCGAAGGCCACCTGAAAGCCTCTCAGTTCCGGGAAGCGTTTTCGACAGCAGTGCAGCTCCGCTCGGTAGAGAACGATTACTGGTCAACCACCCGCCATGAAGAGTTGGTCAGCTTGATTACCCAAACCCGTACCGATGTTAATGCCCTGGCCAATGCCGAAAGAATCGCTCAGGGGGGCATGGTCGACGATGTGCTAGAAGCCCTAGAACAGGTCGCTGCTATCAGCCCAGAAAGCTACGTGTATGAACGGGCTCAAGGGGTGCTCAAAGACCTGAGCCGTCAACTGCTGGATTTGGCTGAAGAGGCCCTAGCCCGTGGAAACGGGGCTGAGGCCCTGGATATTTTGAACAAAATCCCATCTGAGGCTAGGTTAGAGGCCGAAATCGCAGATTTTCGCACCTTGCAGGACGCCTATGAGCTTACCTGGGCAGGCACCACCGTTGGCTACGAAGCCGCCATTGTCCGCCTGCAGAGTATTGGTCGCGATCGCCCCCTGCATTCAAGGGCTCAAGCCTTACGGCAACAGTGGCAGTGGGAGCTAGAAGCAATCGCTCAATTGAACTGGGCCAAGCGGATTGCCCAACCAGGGTCTGTCGCTGATTTGCGGGCTGCCATTGCAGAAGCAGATAAAATCGGGTCTGATAACCCTCGATGGGGAGAGACCCAAGCCCAAATTCAAGAGTGGCAGGCAGACATTGCTGAAATTGAAGATCGGCCCTTTATCGATCGCGCCCAGGGGCTGGCGAGCCAGGGCGATAGCGCCGCGTTACAAGCTGCCATTGAGGAGGCAAGCAACGTTCCAACCAGTAGCCCTCTTTATGATGAGGCCCAGGATGCCGTTGCGGATTGGCGCTGGCGTATTCAGGAAATGAATAATGAACCGCTCTTAGCCCAGGCCAGGCAATTGGCTGAGTTAGGGCGCTTCCCGCAGGCGATCGCCGTTGCCTCCCAAATTCCCCCCAACCAGGCCCTCCATGAAGAAGCTCAAACCGAGATCGCCAATTGGCAAGACCAACAGCAGGGCATCCAGTCTTATCAACAAGCGTTCTATACCGCCCAGAGCGGCAGTGTAGAAGCCCTGGCGCAGGCCATTGCTCTGGCTCAAGAGGTTCCCGAAGACAGCCCTGAGTGGCAGCAGGCCCAACAAGCGGCCAATGAATGGAGCTGGGAACTGTTAGAGATGGCTGAAGCCGCCGCCGAGCGTGATTTATCCCAGGGCATTGTGATCGCGGGGCAAATTCCGCCCCGCACAGAAGCCTACGCAGAAGCTCAACTCAGTCTCCGCAATTGGCAAGATCGCTTAACCCAGTGA
- a CDS encoding aminopeptidase P family protein: protein MTAIATPTDLVETLRQRRQRLASHIDFPVVLWSGRASARNFPANTYPFRTSSHFLYFAGLPLANAAIRLDGPQLTLFVDETTSDDALWHGPTPTREALAAQIGADAAYPLASLSDFARGAAAVPVQDAETIAEQLQLRETLQPEQDKALATAIVAVRLTHDEAAIAAIRAAAQVSVQAHKAGMRATMPGQTEAAIRAAMEAVITAQGMTCAYNSIVTVHGEVLHNHVYHHTAQPGDLLLADVGAESPSGWASDITRTWPVTGQFSSTQRPLYEVVLAAHDACIAAARPGVEYRDLHLLACRTLAAGLVDLGILKGQPDSLIAQDAHALFFPHGVGHLLGLDVHDMEDLGDLAGYAPGRQRSDRFGLAFLRLDRPLQAGMVVTIEPGFYQVPAILGDPARRERYDSVVNWERLAEFQDVRGIRIEDDVLITASGCEVLTAALPSQPDEVEAAVNSAELL, encoded by the coding sequence ATGACAGCAATTGCCACGCCAACGGATTTAGTAGAGACGTTGCGGCAGAGACGCCAGCGGTTAGCGTCCCACATTGATTTTCCGGTCGTGCTTTGGTCGGGGCGAGCGAGTGCCCGTAACTTTCCGGCCAATACGTATCCTTTCAGAACCAGCAGTCATTTCCTCTACTTCGCGGGGCTTCCCTTGGCTAACGCGGCGATCCGTCTGGATGGGCCGCAACTAACCTTATTTGTAGATGAGACGACCTCAGATGACGCGTTGTGGCATGGCCCCACCCCAACGCGAGAAGCCCTTGCCGCCCAGATAGGGGCCGATGCGGCTTATCCGTTAGCATCACTGTCGGACTTTGCTCGGGGGGCTGCTGCGGTACCCGTACAGGACGCTGAGACGATCGCGGAACAACTGCAGCTACGGGAAACCCTACAGCCAGAACAAGATAAAGCCTTAGCAACGGCGATCGTGGCTGTGCGGCTGACCCACGATGAGGCGGCGATCGCAGCGATTCGAGCCGCAGCTCAAGTTTCGGTGCAGGCCCATAAAGCTGGTATGCGGGCCACAATGCCAGGGCAGACAGAGGCTGCGATACGGGCGGCCATGGAGGCGGTGATCACCGCCCAGGGGATGACCTGCGCCTACAACAGCATCGTCACGGTGCACGGCGAAGTGCTCCATAACCATGTCTATCATCACACCGCGCAGCCGGGGGATTTGCTGCTGGCAGATGTCGGGGCAGAATCACCTTCAGGGTGGGCCTCAGATATTACACGCACCTGGCCTGTGACAGGCCAGTTTTCGTCCACACAGCGACCCCTTTACGAGGTTGTCTTGGCGGCCCACGATGCCTGCATTGCCGCCGCCCGCCCAGGGGTGGAATATCGCGACCTGCACCTGTTAGCCTGTCGAACCTTGGCTGCCGGGTTGGTCGACCTGGGCATTCTCAAGGGGCAGCCTGATTCCCTGATAGCGCAGGATGCCCATGCCTTGTTCTTTCCCCACGGAGTCGGCCATTTATTGGGCCTCGACGTCCATGATATGGAAGATTTAGGGGATTTAGCCGGGTATGCCCCTGGCAGGCAGCGCAGCGATCGCTTTGGCCTTGCTTTCCTACGGTTAGATCGGCCCCTGCAAGCGGGCATGGTGGTCACCATTGAGCCAGGGTTTTATCAGGTTCCCGCCATTCTGGGAGATCCCGCCCGCCGCGAGCGATATGATTCGGTGGTGAATTGGGAGCGTTTAGCCGAATTTCAGGATGTTCGTGGCATTCGTATCGAAGACGATGTGCTGATTACAGCGTCAGGCTGCGAGGTGTTGACAGCGGCCCTGCCTAGTCAGCCAGATGAGGTTGAGGCGGCGGTGAATTCTGCCGAGCTTTTATGA
- a CDS encoding Ppx/GppA family phosphatase has protein sequence MVETLSLSQHSTLPAPYRLEALERQRDRNLAAIDVGTNSIHMVLVKIKPSLPEFTIIDREKETVRLGNFSADGNLSEEAMERGLAALKRCRAIAESFQAEEIVAVATSAVREAKNGQAFLERVKREIGLSVNLISGTEEARRIYLGVLSGMEFHNRPHGIIDIGGGSTEVILGTGEAPRFLSSTKVGAVRLTARFVTTNPISDEEFTYLKAYVRGRMEPPAEDFCRHLLPGENLRLVGTSGTIESLAALVAQDRLGFVPDPLNGFQMNLEELRTWVERLRKMTYTERLALPSMSARRAEIIVAGAVILQETMDLLGVESLTICERALREGVVVDWMLTRGLIENRMQFQSSVRERSVLATAQKYQIFQDRSDRVTHFVLALFDATQGVLHRWGAPERELLWAAAILHNCGHFISHSGHHKHAYYLIRNGELLGYTETEIEVIANIARYHRKSLPKKKHETFYNLTTKHHRQMVCHLSALLRVAVALDRRGIGAIKEVAYRYDRANKTLRLDLKPAFPHDDCASELWNLEDKKAWFEELFEVKLVARLV, from the coding sequence ATGGTTGAGACCCTTTCTCTGTCCCAGCACTCCACCCTGCCTGCTCCCTACCGACTTGAGGCGCTAGAGAGGCAGCGAGACCGAAATTTAGCCGCGATTGATGTGGGCACCAACTCTATCCACATGGTGTTGGTCAAAATCAAGCCTTCCTTGCCCGAGTTTACGATTATTGATCGAGAGAAGGAAACGGTTCGACTCGGCAACTTTTCAGCCGATGGTAATCTGTCAGAAGAGGCGATGGAACGTGGGCTCGCCGCACTCAAGCGATGTCGCGCGATCGCGGAAAGTTTTCAAGCCGAAGAGATTGTTGCTGTGGCCACCAGCGCGGTTCGGGAAGCCAAAAATGGACAGGCCTTTCTAGAGCGCGTCAAACGGGAAATCGGGCTCTCTGTTAATCTCATTTCTGGCACTGAAGAAGCCCGCCGCATTTACCTGGGCGTGCTCTCAGGCATGGAGTTTCATAACCGCCCCCACGGCATCATTGACATTGGGGGGGGCTCGACAGAGGTGATTCTGGGTACGGGTGAAGCCCCTCGCTTTCTCAGCAGTACGAAGGTAGGGGCAGTTCGTTTAACGGCTCGTTTTGTTACGACAAACCCCATCAGCGATGAAGAGTTTACCTACCTTAAGGCCTATGTGCGGGGGCGCATGGAACCGCCCGCAGAAGACTTTTGTCGCCATTTGCTTCCGGGTGAAAACCTGCGTCTTGTGGGTACCTCCGGCACCATAGAGAGCCTGGCGGCGTTGGTTGCCCAAGACCGGCTCGGGTTTGTGCCTGACCCCCTCAATGGCTTCCAGATGAATTTGGAAGAGTTGCGCACCTGGGTCGAACGGTTACGAAAAATGACCTACACGGAGCGGCTAGCGCTTCCTAGCATGTCGGCGCGGCGGGCAGAAATTATCGTGGCAGGTGCCGTCATCCTTCAGGAAACGATGGATTTGTTAGGAGTTGAGAGCCTCACCATCTGTGAGCGAGCCCTGCGAGAGGGAGTGGTGGTCGATTGGATGCTAACCCGCGGCCTCATTGAAAACCGGATGCAGTTTCAAAGCTCTGTTCGAGAGCGCAGCGTCTTAGCAACCGCGCAGAAATATCAGATATTCCAGGACCGCAGCGATCGCGTCACCCATTTTGTGCTGGCCTTATTCGATGCCACCCAGGGGGTTCTTCATCGCTGGGGTGCTCCAGAGCGAGAGCTGTTGTGGGCTGCCGCTATTCTGCACAACTGCGGTCACTTTATCAGCCACTCTGGTCACCATAAACATGCCTACTATCTCATCCGCAATGGTGAGCTACTCGGCTACACCGAAACAGAAATTGAGGTGATTGCTAACATCGCCCGTTACCATCGCAAGAGCCTCCCGAAGAAAAAACACGAGACCTTCTATAATCTGACCACCAAGCACCATCGGCAAATGGTGTGTCACCTCAGTGCCCTACTGCGCGTTGCCGTCGCCCTCGATAGACGAGGGATTGGCGCGATCAAAGAGGTTGCCTACCGCTACGATAGAGCTAACAAAACCCTACGGTTAGACCTCAAACCCGCGTTCCCTCATGACGACTGTGCTTCAGAACTCTGGAATCTAGAAGATAAAAAAGCCTGGTTTGAGGAGCTTTTTGAGGTCAAACTCGTCGCTCGTCTCGTCTGA
- a CDS encoding tetratricopeptide repeat protein — translation MASEVWISGIVFVGWIVSLCLHEFGHAVVAYWGGDRSVKAKGYLTLNPLNYAHPLLSIGLPFLFLLIGGIPLPGGAVYIDESQLRGRFWRSLVAAAGPLASFLTAVILALPFRWGMAASTIPLFPNAYPFNLPDFNSLLGALNPSTFQDSVLLPALALLIALNVYVGLFNLLPIPPLDGYGIVEPWLPPSLQHKLRDGGIVWLLILFGVLWLVPPVLLGLFILTSVVARILGVPLIWSMAGFMAFRGRPIALLFALFAGLVLVRFLVRHLRRPSDIWVNSLDVAGWVLLQVRQYPAALACYQRAVKLNPQAYGGIWCNLGMVLSQLQRYEAAISAFDQGLAVDPDYSDEGLTLGSHQLWLNRGRALMQLNRDDEALASFQQGVARQPAFIDGWLMQIVVLQRLNRCEETLPICDRLLENSPVSSKHRLQLLLLKGEGLIGLKRYEEALAIFETCCQRFFQSPAGWHDCGVALAAMNRVDEALEAYGQALKRSPQHQISWVQKGWLLFTDQRYEAALDCCQQSKRWLPNDDVSMLNVQGAALSRLGRRNEAIAAYDRAIQLQPNHANSWYNRACVYIEADVETAIANLRHAIDLNARLAEQAKTDESFDAVRQHPAFQALFQ, via the coding sequence ATGGCCTCTGAAGTCTGGATCTCTGGGATTGTCTTTGTTGGCTGGATAGTCTCCCTCTGTTTACATGAGTTTGGCCATGCTGTTGTGGCCTATTGGGGCGGCGATCGCTCGGTAAAAGCTAAGGGATATCTCACCCTCAACCCCCTCAACTATGCCCATCCTCTCCTCAGTATCGGGCTGCCGTTCCTGTTTCTGTTAATCGGGGGGATTCCCCTTCCTGGAGGGGCTGTCTACATTGATGAAAGCCAGCTGCGGGGGCGGTTTTGGCGGAGTCTTGTTGCTGCGGCTGGCCCTTTGGCCAGTTTCCTGACCGCAGTCATATTGGCGCTGCCTTTCCGTTGGGGGATGGCGGCTTCTACTATCCCCCTTTTCCCGAATGCTTATCCCTTCAATCTGCCTGATTTTAATAGCCTCCTAGGGGCTCTCAACCCCTCTACCTTTCAAGACAGCGTTCTTTTGCCCGCTCTGGCTTTGCTGATTGCCCTGAATGTGTATGTCGGCTTGTTCAATCTGCTCCCCATCCCTCCCTTAGATGGATACGGCATTGTAGAGCCCTGGTTGCCCCCTTCCCTGCAGCACAAACTCCGCGATGGTGGGATTGTCTGGCTGCTGATTCTGTTTGGTGTGCTCTGGCTGGTGCCCCCGGTGTTGCTGGGGCTGTTTATTCTCACCTCAGTTGTCGCCAGGATATTGGGAGTTCCCCTAATCTGGTCAATGGCAGGGTTCATGGCTTTTAGGGGGCGCCCCATTGCGCTCCTGTTTGCTCTGTTTGCTGGCCTCGTGTTGGTGCGATTCCTGGTTCGACACCTGCGTCGTCCATCCGATATTTGGGTCAATAGTCTTGATGTGGCAGGCTGGGTTCTATTACAAGTCCGGCAGTACCCAGCTGCCTTAGCCTGCTATCAACGGGCGGTAAAGCTCAATCCTCAGGCCTATGGCGGCATCTGGTGCAACTTGGGCATGGTGTTAAGCCAGCTCCAGCGCTATGAAGCGGCGATCTCTGCCTTTGATCAGGGCCTCGCCGTTGACCCCGACTATTCTGACGAAGGGTTGACGTTGGGCAGCCACCAACTCTGGCTGAATCGGGGTCGAGCCCTGATGCAGCTAAATCGTGATGATGAGGCCCTAGCGTCTTTTCAGCAAGGGGTAGCGCGCCAGCCAGCGTTTATCGACGGTTGGCTGATGCAGATTGTCGTGCTGCAGCGGCTTAACCGCTGTGAAGAGACATTGCCGATATGCGATCGCCTGCTGGAGAACTCCCCTGTCTCTTCTAAGCATCGACTCCAGCTGCTGTTGCTGAAGGGTGAAGGGCTGATCGGCCTCAAGCGCTACGAAGAAGCGCTGGCAATTTTTGAAACCTGTTGTCAGCGGTTCTTCCAATCTCCAGCGGGATGGCACGATTGCGGTGTGGCCTTAGCTGCAATGAACCGGGTAGATGAAGCCCTAGAGGCCTATGGGCAGGCTCTAAAGCGATCGCCCCAACACCAAATCAGTTGGGTCCAAAAGGGGTGGCTACTGTTTACCGATCAGCGTTATGAGGCCGCCCTGGACTGTTGTCAGCAGTCCAAACGCTGGCTTCCTAACGATGATGTCTCAATGCTCAATGTGCAGGGGGCTGCCTTGAGTCGCCTAGGTCGTCGGAATGAGGCCATTGCCGCCTATGATCGGGCAATTCAGTTGCAGCCCAACCATGCCAATAGCTGGTATAACCGGGCCTGCGTCTATATAGAAGCGGATGTAGAAACTGCGATCGCCAATCTACGCCATGCGATCGATCTCAATGCACGGTTGGCGGAGCAGGCAAAAACGGATGAAAGCTTTGACGCGGTTCGTCAGCATCCCGCCTTTCAAGCCCTGTTTCAGTAA
- a CDS encoding glycosyltransferase family 2 protein, which yields MQIVQNRRRSLKPLLPLRISAIATKILLMLAVLVGLPSLLCIALQVNTLWLHYGVSTAYLLTCGCILAESITATRPVPVPPSSKTAPSVTFIVVAYLPNEQDLILQTLNHILNRVRKPETPWELILAYNSPTRLPINDELDQLAAACPNFRPLRVKGSRSKAENLNVAVRVARGDLICLFDADHWPGVDCVAQAWRWLSNGYDVVQGRCVVRNHSSNLISRLVSIEFEAIYGLFHHARSVIAQTAIFGGSNAYWRAEALRRMYFNRDRLTEDIDVSVRAVSRGLRFIHDRTIISTEMAPASFKALFNQRKRWAQGWLEVTLLHQLRLWRSRHLNVWQKLYWTYTLSYRELFTVLSLQIYTALLTQSLLDIEISPSSKLFFGSTSIICLATGIIHTLFIQRYQAQRYPLANYVLYTGLHWLFVTWKGFVSLIAWYDHIVRKQDWVVTPRK from the coding sequence ATGCAAATCGTTCAAAATCGGCGTCGCAGCCTGAAGCCGCTGCTACCGTTACGCATCTCTGCGATCGCCACAAAGATCCTGTTGATGCTGGCGGTATTGGTCGGTCTCCCCAGCCTGCTTTGCATCGCTCTCCAGGTTAATACGCTCTGGCTGCACTATGGTGTGTCAACTGCTTATCTCCTCACCTGTGGCTGCATCTTAGCTGAGAGTATTACGGCAACTCGACCGGTACCGGTGCCACCCTCTTCCAAAACGGCCCCCTCCGTCACGTTTATCGTGGTGGCCTATTTACCTAATGAGCAAGACCTGATCTTGCAAACGCTGAACCATATCCTGAATCGAGTGCGGAAGCCAGAGACCCCTTGGGAGCTGATTTTGGCCTATAATAGCCCGACTCGATTGCCCATTAACGATGAGCTAGATCAGCTGGCCGCCGCCTGTCCAAATTTTCGTCCCCTCCGGGTGAAAGGCAGTCGCTCTAAAGCTGAAAATCTCAACGTTGCGGTTCGGGTCGCTCGGGGAGACCTCATTTGCCTATTTGATGCCGACCATTGGCCCGGGGTTGACTGCGTTGCCCAGGCTTGGCGCTGGTTATCTAACGGCTATGACGTGGTGCAAGGGCGTTGTGTGGTGCGCAATCATTCCAGCAATTTGATTTCTCGGCTGGTATCCATTGAGTTTGAAGCTATCTATGGCCTCTTTCACCATGCCCGCAGTGTTATTGCCCAAACCGCAATTTTCGGGGGCTCCAATGCCTACTGGCGGGCAGAGGCCCTGCGGCGCATGTACTTTAACCGCGATCGCCTGACAGAAGACATTGATGTGAGTGTGCGTGCCGTTTCTCGTGGACTGCGGTTTATCCATGATCGCACCATTATTTCAACGGAGATGGCCCCGGCTTCCTTTAAGGCGCTTTTTAACCAGCGCAAACGGTGGGCCCAAGGCTGGCTAGAGGTGACGCTGCTGCATCAGCTGCGGCTCTGGCGTAGTCGCCACCTAAACGTTTGGCAAAAGCTTTATTGGACTTACACCCTAAGCTACCGGGAGCTCTTTACGGTTTTATCACTCCAGATTTACACCGCTTTGCTGACGCAATCGCTTTTAGACATTGAGATCTCCCCTTCGAGCAAACTCTTTTTTGGGAGCACCTCAATTATCTGTCTGGCGACTGGCATCATCCATACGCTCTTTATTCAGCGGTATCAGGCTCAGCGCTATCCCCTGGCAAACTATGTGCTTTATACCGGGCTCCATTGGCTATTTGTCACCTGGAAGGGCTTTGTCAGCTTGATTGCCTGGTATGACCACATTGTCCGCAAGCAAGATTGGGTTGTCACACCCAGGAAATAA
- a CDS encoding NUDIX hydrolase: MPLGHEPPQLLKQRLVYKGRKFDFEVSSLRLPNKAEGEWECIRHPGGSLAVPVTPEGKLVLVHQYRFAVQGRLLEFPAGTVEPDETPAETIQREIEEEIGYHAKTWQSLGSFPLAPGYSDEFIYAFLATDLTPIESPPAGDADEDIEVVYMTPDEFEKAIQNGEPVDAKSIASFILAKPHLSL, from the coding sequence ATGCCCCTTGGTCACGAACCCCCTCAGCTACTTAAACAACGTCTCGTTTACAAAGGACGCAAGTTTGACTTCGAAGTAAGTAGCTTGCGACTGCCCAATAAAGCCGAAGGCGAATGGGAATGTATTCGGCATCCAGGTGGATCGCTGGCAGTTCCTGTCACCCCTGAGGGCAAACTGGTGCTCGTTCATCAATATCGCTTTGCGGTGCAAGGACGGCTACTTGAGTTTCCAGCAGGGACTGTTGAACCTGACGAAACCCCTGCCGAAACCATCCAGCGTGAGATTGAAGAAGAAATTGGCTATCACGCGAAGACCTGGCAGTCTCTAGGGAGTTTTCCTTTAGCGCCTGGCTATTCCGATGAATTTATCTATGCGTTTTTGGCCACCGATTTGACCCCCATCGAATCCCCCCCCGCCGGGGATGCCGATGAAGATATTGAAGTGGTCTACATGACCCCTGATGAGTTTGAGAAAGCCATTCAGAACGGTGAGCCTGTGGATGCCAAGTCGATCGCCAGTTTCATTTTGGCGAAACCTCACCTCTCTCTATAG
- the folK gene encoding 2-amino-4-hydroxy-6-hydroxymethyldihydropteridine diphosphokinase has translation MSFVSCAIALGSNLGDPPAILEGAIQRLNQHPHIAVTAQSSVYQTAPVGPPQPDYLNVCVLLETDLAPEELLRILLQTEAAFGRVRRERWGPRLLDLDLLLFGDLVLTTPTLQIPHPRMHERAFVLVPLAEIATNWADPISGKTIAQLAQGVSSEGVQRLSSHPSASNDAAG, from the coding sequence ATGTCTTTTGTTTCCTGTGCGATCGCCCTCGGCAGTAATCTTGGAGATCCCCCCGCTATTCTAGAAGGCGCCATCCAGAGGCTCAACCAACATCCCCACATCGCGGTGACAGCCCAGTCCAGCGTTTACCAAACGGCTCCGGTTGGGCCACCACAACCCGACTACCTCAATGTTTGCGTGCTGTTAGAAACTGATTTAGCGCCAGAAGAGCTGTTGCGCATCTTGCTACAGACTGAAGCCGCATTTGGGCGAGTTCGTCGAGAACGTTGGGGGCCTCGTCTCCTAGATCTAGACTTGCTCCTATTTGGAGATTTGGTGCTGACGACCCCAACCTTACAGATCCCCCATCCAAGAATGCACGAGCGGGCATTTGTGCTGGTTCCCCTGGCGGAAATTGCCACTAATTGGGCCGATCCGATTTCTGGCAAAACGATCGCCCAGCTGGCTCAGGGAGTCTCTAGTGAGGGGGTTCAGCGGTTATCCAGTCATCCATCCGCTTCAAACGATGCCGCTGGGTAG
- a CDS encoding orotate phosphoribosyltransferase, with the protein MKSDKKPSILTLTTLALPDLRDRLLDLFCQVAYREGDFVLSSGQKSHYYINGKQVTLHPEGGVMVGRLLLEAVPPDAIAVAGLTLGADPLVTAVSIVAAYGNRALTPLIVRKEAKGHGTQAYIEGPTLSPGAAIVVLEDVVTTGQSAWKAVERLRQAGYTVEKILALVDRQQGGSEFYTDKGLQFEALFSIADIKARFAKMQEA; encoded by the coding sequence ATGAAATCCGATAAAAAGCCATCCATTTTGACCCTAACCACCTTAGCGTTGCCCGATCTCCGCGATCGCCTGCTCGATTTGTTTTGCCAAGTTGCCTATCGAGAAGGGGATTTTGTGCTGTCTTCAGGGCAGAAAAGTCATTACTACATCAATGGTAAACAGGTGACGCTGCATCCAGAAGGCGGGGTCATGGTCGGGCGACTGCTACTAGAGGCGGTGCCCCCTGATGCGATAGCAGTGGCCGGACTCACCTTGGGAGCCGATCCGCTGGTGACGGCGGTGAGCATTGTGGCGGCTTATGGCAATCGCGCCCTTACCCCCCTGATTGTGCGCAAAGAAGCCAAGGGGCATGGCACCCAAGCCTACATTGAGGGGCCAACGCTGTCACCAGGAGCCGCGATCGTCGTGTTAGAAGATGTGGTCACCACCGGGCAGTCAGCCTGGAAAGCCGTTGAGCGACTACGCCAGGCTGGATACACCGTCGAAAAGATATTGGCCCTGGTAGATCGACAACAGGGCGGCAGCGAGTTTTATACAGACAAAGGGCTCCAATTTGAAGCTCTCTTTTCCATTGCAGACATTAAGGCTCGCTTTGCCAAAATGCAGGAAGCTTAG
- a CDS encoding sulfite oxidase-like oxidoreductase: MKYFEKPGSDYDGRIPPSQHLAKGFPVLTYGDTPQVAQASWELKTWGLAEAKTFSWADMMALPKQDFTADFHCVTRWSKLDVKWRGIAVPDFMATLTVEPTVIHVLLHCYGGYTTNLTLADFNRPENFFAYTLHGEPLPPPHGGPMRLVVPHLYAWKSAKWINGIEFLAEEALGFWERNGYHRRGEPFAEERYSDRL, from the coding sequence ATGAAGTACTTTGAGAAGCCTGGTTCAGACTACGACGGCCGAATTCCGCCTAGCCAGCACCTGGCAAAAGGGTTTCCAGTTTTGACCTATGGTGATACGCCTCAAGTTGCGCAGGCGTCTTGGGAGCTAAAAACTTGGGGGCTGGCTGAGGCCAAAACCTTTAGCTGGGCAGACATGATGGCGCTGCCTAAGCAAGACTTTACGGCAGATTTTCACTGCGTGACTCGTTGGTCAAAGCTGGATGTAAAGTGGAGGGGCATTGCGGTGCCTGACTTTATGGCAACGCTCACGGTGGAACCAACTGTGATCCATGTGTTGCTGCACTGCTATGGGGGCTACACCACCAACCTGACCCTGGCAGACTTTAACCGCCCAGAAAACTTCTTTGCGTATACCCTGCATGGGGAACCGCTCCCCCCGCCTCACGGTGGCCCGATGCGTTTGGTTGTCCCTCACCTCTATGCCTGGAAGAGTGCGAAGTGGATCAATGGCATTGAGTTTTTGGCAGAAGAGGCGCTTGGGTTTTGGGAGCGAAATGGCTACCATCGCCGAGGCGAACCCTTTGCAGAAGAGCGATATAGCGATCGCCTCTAA